In one Oculatellaceae cyanobacterium genomic region, the following are encoded:
- a CDS encoding acyltransferase family protein: MPEQSRDIRFDILKTLGLFCIILAHSNPPKIIFQLRNFDVPLMVIISGTLFSCSFQNQQYSLFDYLKKRIPRLLAPVWLFLTFFFISSYFLYTIVGKNYPFSFKNIFESFLLLEGIGYVWIIRIFILMAIISPVFFRFYKYLNSDIRFFSIISLAYACYEVIFDLTKNFQVSVNIINLFIKNYFFFIVPYGYLLGIGIILTKINRKFLLAILLFFFNNFFKSGSV; encoded by the coding sequence ATGCCAGAGCAAAGTAGGGATATAAGATTTGATATCCTGAAAACTCTAGGGCTTTTTTGTATTATTCTTGCTCACTCAAATCCACCCAAAATTATTTTTCAATTACGGAACTTTGATGTTCCACTTATGGTTATTATATCTGGAACGCTTTTTTCTTGCTCGTTCCAAAATCAGCAATATTCATTATTTGATTATTTAAAAAAAAGAATCCCTCGACTGTTAGCTCCAGTATGGTTATTCCTGACTTTCTTTTTTATTTCTAGTTATTTTTTATATACAATAGTCGGAAAAAATTATCCATTTTCTTTCAAAAATATTTTTGAAAGTTTCTTACTTTTAGAAGGAATTGGCTATGTTTGGATTATTCGTATTTTTATCCTGATGGCGATCATTTCCCCAGTTTTTTTTAGATTCTACAAATACTTGAATAGTGACATTCGTTTTTTCTCCATAATTTCTTTAGCATACGCCTGTTATGAAGTTATATTTGATCTGACTAAAAATTTTCAAGTCTCAGTAAATATAATAAATCTTTTTATAAAAAATTATTTTTTCTTTATCGTTCCATACGGATACTTATTAGGCATTGGTATAATTTTAACAAAAATTAATAGGAAGTTTTTATTAGCTATATTACTATTTTTTTTTAACAATTTTTTTAAGTCTGGCTCTG